In the genome of Nymphaea colorata isolate Beijing-Zhang1983 chromosome 9, ASM883128v2, whole genome shotgun sequence, one region contains:
- the LOC116260115 gene encoding protein DSS1 HOMOLOG ON CHROMOSOME V-like, producing the protein MAEEPKVTMEDAKIDLFEDDDEFEEFECEEWDDEKEEEKEATQQWEDDWDDDDVNDDFSLQLRRELENNSEKK; encoded by the exons ATGGCAGAAGAACCCAAAGTGACAATGGAGGATGCTAAGATTGATCTatttgaagatgatgatgagttTGAAGAATTTGAATGTGAAG AATGGGATgatgagaaggaagaagagaaggaagcaACACAACAGTGGGAAGATGACTGGGATGACGATGACGTTAATGATGACTTCTCTCTTCAATTGAGAAGGGAGCTGGAGAACAACTCAGAGAAGAAATAA